A stretch of DNA from Telopea speciosissima isolate NSW1024214 ecotype Mountain lineage chromosome 5, Tspe_v1, whole genome shotgun sequence:
ACACTACCTAGcgaagaaccctctcccataaaaataacataagTAACTTTTAGAGGAAAAGAAATTTGTTTGGTCACACACGCTACACCCAGACATATGATGACAAAATACCCCCATATTGGACACTTGAACATGCGGTCCCATTGGTCCCATGTTGACGCAAAGACCACGCGACCAACTAGCcttgtctctctccctatcttctATTTAAATTTAAAACGAGTTAAAAGCCGTTATCATTAGGTTGGGTGACTCCTACTAACTACTACGAGGCTTGAGGTTCTTAATTTATTCGGGAAATACAGAGAACCATGCATCATTGCATCCCCAAGAAGAGTCACGACATAGAGTTGTTGGCCAAACTCTAAAAATGTCCCACTTTGGGTCCAATctgttctttaattttttggttaaCTTACTAAACTAGACCATTAACCCCCACTCCccgaaactcaaaaaaaaaataggaaacttAAAGATTACGCTTCAACAATTTAGTCAAGGTAGAACGTCTTTGATTGTTCAATTCTAACTACCAAACACATCTGATGGGTCATGGTTTCATTCTATCGGATGTGACATACATATCTGTCCTTATATACTATCCAACTCCAACTGGccccaccccaaaaaacaaaaaatattctTGAAAAAAGGACATGTTTTACTATCTTTAAAGGGGAACAGTTTAATTCAGGTAATTAATGAAGCTATTATTATTAAGATGACATTAAACTTTAAAGTTAAGATCTCCCACTTAACAAAACATCATTGAATTATTGACTACCTCTCTTTTTCACTCTTGTCATGGTTGTCACCCAAAAATATTCTAATATGGCCTTTGATCATCTGATTAATGCTTCATTTATGTTTCCCTTTGGAGTTGGATTGTCAAGTCAATGAAAGCATGTATATGGCTATGATGTGGCTGACTTTTCCTACCTTGAACAAGCACCACAAGGTCTGCCCCGGTCTTTGGGCCGGCCCGACtgaaaaatcttccttattttacccttataattCCTCAAAGATTGGTTTGTTTCATGAATCTATAATACCCACCAGGACACCATTATGGTCTTTTACACTAATCAAGACAATACAACACAAGACCAAAAACAGCTCATTTTGCAACTTGCAATACATATTTTTATTAGTAATATGTTAaatcaaacaccaagaaacaTGAAAGACACAAAACAAAGCGAAgatgacacaaagatttatCGTAGTTCACACATCAATATGATGTGTTACGTTGGGTAAAACTGAAAATGATTCACTATATAATATAAGAAAAGTAGAgcggagatctctcaagaactaGGGTTGTAGATggataataaaaaatccaaattcgatccacATCCGTATCTATTTAAGGACATCCGTATtagtttagagatatccggagaaaaaaaaaaaaaaaccgaatactccataaaaaatccatttgaaaaaaaaatctgaatacttaataataaaaaattaaataaataatgatcttgagggtttttgaagattcaacaggttctataatatgaggaaaaaagaatcatgatctaagagatatggattgagagtgaattgtatcggCTAGGGGGATGAAAGTCCAggttacacaaggtagagatgcaaattggatgacaaaaaatccgaattcgatctgcatctgaatccatccgaatccgtttagaggtatccatattcggCAAGGGAAAATCTGGATTCAATCACATTTGATCcttatccgagccaaatccgatctgtttacaggCCTATCAATTAAGAACACCAAAAGTTCCAACAAGAACTCTCCCTAGAAAACCCTAACTTGAAAACCTCCAGATCTCACGCCTTTTCACTCGCTTACACAACAAGATGgtaaaacaaatatatatagtCCTCCAATTCGAGTCGATCCATTGGATTGGGTCGAACCGTACCCCCCGGTCCGCTTCTATCACAGacctaaaaaaaaatcgaaacGGGTACAGGAATAGGTTATTAATTGGGTTCAATGTATGTTTTAATATTAATTTCATGTATCTGACTTGAAATAGAATGAGAGTGGGTTCACTGGTAATTATTGTATCAAAATAAATTCCATTTTACTTAGATTCCATCCAAAAACAAAGGTGACATACATGTTTGTCCTCTAATAGAGATGCTTCAAAAACACTACTCCATTATATGACTTCTTTTTGCTCACCAAATGCACGTACTAGCTAGCCCCACTGTGAGACCATCTCCTCCATCTATATCAAACTATAAACTAATATCTCCATTTCCAAGGCTACCATTCACCAAAtttgtctctcttttcttctataaaTACCCATTTGCTCACTTTTATCTTCCTCCACACAGTATTgatagaaagagaaagagataactATACTCCTAAAATGGAAGCCATGGTTCAAATGCTTAccaccctcttcctcctcctctcacTTTGTTCATCCTTAGGTGATGGATTGAGCTTAAACTACTATGAACAAACATGTCCGGGGTTTGAATCGGCGATAACCGATGTCGTAAAGAAGTCGACGGCAAACGACAAGACAGTGCCGGCGGCACTTCTCCGAATGCATTTCCATGATTGTTTCATTAGGGTAAGTAATCACaattattttgtttcttcttttttcatctTAATTCTTTGATGATTAGGTgatcattaatttaattaattttcttgttATAAATTTGAAGGGATGTGATGGTTCTGTGCTGTTAAATTCAGTAGGAAAGAACACTCCAGAGAAAAATGGACCTCCTGACATTTCACTTCATGCATTTTATGTGATTGATGATGCAAAGAAAGCAGTAGAAGCTATGTGTCCTGGTATTGTTTCTTGTGCTGACATTTTAGCTCTTGCTGCAAGAGATGCTGTTGTCATAGTAAGCTTTAAAATCTTTGCTAAGTGtttgatggaattttttttgggaaaattacatgattagctacttttgggttttcatttacaaaactgtccaccctatgtttgagttaacaaaaataaacaaaaataagtttagttttacaaaactaggcaaaacagtgactctccttccttcctcggcagtttccctctgaaaaaatctcttcttttttttcctctctgttacttggggtagcagagaatggcggtggctgggacaaAGGTAGGGTTGCAGGAAtggaggatgcctgggcgagaaggcaatgacaagggtaaaaatatctaTAAAAGTTAGTGtaggagggagagacactattttgtttagttttgtaaaccttaacttgtttttgtctatttttgttaactcaaacatagaatGGACcgttttataaataaaaaccaaaagtagctaatcatgtaattttcctttttattttttttgttacaaCAACTGTTAAAGTGGATTTGTTTGTGTTTCTTTCTTAAGTCTGGAGGTCCTACTTGGGATGTaccaaagggaagaaaagatgGCAGAGTTTCTAAGGCAATTGAAACCAGACAATTACCAGCTCCTACCTTTAACATATCTCAATTACAGCAAAGTTTCTCTCAGAGAGGTTTATCCATGGATGACTTGGTTGCTCTCTCAGGTAATGTATTAAGAACAATATTAATCCGCTTCTCCGAAAGGTGTTTTTTGTTGGGACTTGGTTATGTGGGATAAATATTGCTTTCGCGTGAAACTCCAACAATCTTCCCCTCCATGTGAGTGCATACGTTGGAATTGAGATCATCTCTGAGGAATGTTTCTCCATTCTCAGAGGAACACCGGATTTGCCATGCCCTATCTTGTCTCTGATagaaagctttttgctgctatCCGGGTTGCAGCCAACAAAATGGAATAATTgacttttcttttggtttcgtttggttgcaaggggaattaaagggaagggaaacaTGGTTctaggtatcggtatcatatcgccCGTATTGGGCGATACataccggttttgctagtcactgataTTGATATCGTGTCGATTCCATATCGGCAGCATGGTACAGACAAGGAGcaaaatggttagaaaactcattttttaaggagatttaggggtaattttatttgatacagccgatccaggccgatactgtatcggtatcatattggttttgtAGGTTaccaataccatgcactaaaaccatgaagaGAAAcgaaatttttaaaattaaaagggagacttttgtaatcattaccccaagACCCAAGTGACTATATCACTAAGTCTACATCATTTCATATctagttattaaatttcactttactttgcatcattttcctttggtttaaaaagtaaaataaaaattacatgtaaaatgtatcattactaaatgtggtaagaaatttaagtagtttattttaccaaataaataaataaataaaaatttaagtagtttatccAATTACATGGGATattgattacaaaaatttcttttttaggcTTAAAATTTTTCACCTCCCTTTCCTTTAATtgcccttgcaaccaaacgtagccttTGGGTTCTCAAATACCCTCCTAcgtttttgtattttccaaaatacccttttagattctatttttttggttgtgAACCCGGATAGgatagcaggaatgttcctgcgaCCCGGGTAGCAGCAAAATTCTGTTCATCTCTGATATCACTTGTTCGGACTTGGATATAACTCACAACCTAGAATATGCATGCAGGAGGTCATACACTGGGATTCGCTCATTGTTCATCCTTCAAAAACAGAATCTATAACTTCGACACCACACATGATATAGACCCTTCAATGGCACCAGGGTTTGCACGTAGCCTGAGAAGCATTTGTCCTCTGGGGAACACGGCAAAGAATGCGGGTTCGTCGATGGATACTAGTCCAATTACATTCGATAACACATATTTCAAGCTAGTACTACAGGGAAAGAGCTTGTTCTCTTCGGATCAATCCCTTTTGAGTAGCTCAAAGACGAAAGGGCTTGTTTCCAAATTTGCTAGCTCCAAAGAGGCATTCAATGAGGCTTTTGTGAAGTCCATGATCAAGATGAGCAGTCTCACTGGTGGACAAGAGGTTAGATTGGACTGTAGAAAGGTTAATTAGGTGATCAAGTGTCAATTCTAGCTTCATAACGGCTTTTATAGCTCAATTTGAAACTATATGTTAGAGGAGAAGCCAGAAAATGGCTTAGGGGTGCGTGTTTCTTATTTCTTTGTTACATTATTGAGTTGAAGCTGTGTAGAGTCACATTAGTAGTTTTATGTGTGTTCTGTCTAGTCGAATCCAAACCGTTAAAAGTGGACCATTACATTATTAAGTCGAGGCtaaatggatattcgaaaatccaaattcgatttgAATCTGTATTCATTAGGGGTatctgtatccatttagagATACCCGAAAAACAAAAATCTGATCCGAATATATATACAACTAATAATTAACAACTAAATAGCTAATGACCTTGAGGGACTCTTTAACTTTTCTTACTTAAAGAGGAGGTTAAGAGAGTGAGGCTACTGATTTTTTGTTGGACTTTTAGGCCCAAACCCAAGCCCAAGCTTCCACTTCACTCGACTGAAACACAACCTCTGGGAGGGTGGCATATATATGGTTCATTTGCAGCAGTATCATAAAGCTCCCAGAGTAAAAGAACCAAACTATCCATCTTTAATCTTATAATGATAGTTCTGGGCCGCCTGCCCATGGGCTCCTGGCCCATGAGAGGGGCTATTCCCAACATTGGTTCTAGACTCTAGAGTTTGACAATCACACTGCGAAGCCCCCGTAGTTTCATGCGTAGAGGGGTATTTAGGACATTCCGTAGGGGTGCTACAGTTTTTCAGGTGGGGTGTGCAATTTCGGTTTTAAGTGGGCGTCATGGAAAATATTAAGCCTTTGTTAAAATCCAAATATGAGTGTGTCTACGCGAAATAGAGATCACGCTTGTTTCTTTatggatttatttatttggagttattggtTTCACAAGGGTATGTGACGTTTTCGGAAGTCACAAGACAAATCGGACCGAAGCTGATCATTTTCATGGATTTTCCTATCAAAATTATCTGCACCTGCTCAAAATTAGGAGAGTACATAGTAATGACTAGAGTACTGACATACATACACAGTATACATGCCAAGACACGACGAATATTTAATGACACATGACTAAGCTGAACCATGTTCTCTCTATCCAATTGTTGGAATGCACACATCATTTGACTAAGTCGTAGAATAGGTGTCTTGTGATGTTTGGAAAAGTCACAGAAGCTTGTGACAATAATATTTTGCTTAgccttatttattttatttatttgtccATTTCCTCCCAAGTCCCACCTCCTAAATCTTTCAACAAAAGCCTAAACTCTTACCCAAGTTAGGTATTGTGAATCTCTGGTTCTTGAAGGAAGCATCCAAAAGTATTATTAATTACTTCAGTAGAAGTTCTTAGCGTGTAGCAAATTTAAAGTTCAAATCATTGAAATAGGTATATTTCCCTTCCTTTAGTTAGGTCGCTTGATGAATTAACTAATCATTCTTCAATCTCGACTTCTTGAAATTGACTGTACCCTTAAAAAATAGGGGGAAAAGGATCTTTGCGCCTTGCGAACGACTCAAATGGACTAATTGCCTGGTCCAAAACCTATGATAGTAGCCCAAAATGCCGAAGGTCATTTCCCTACCATGGCCCAAACTGCCAGCATTTATGTAACTACCATGGAGGCCCGTTAGGTTTGAACCTATATCCCATGGTTCGGGAGCCATAGCCTTCTGATATATAtctttttgggagaaagaatgttaaCCGGTGTTGTCCCTAGGCGTGTACCTGTGCTCAAACACATCCTGACGTGAAAATCCAGTATTGCCCCCTGAAAAAGTGGAAAGGACCAGGTGCAGCACCAGTCTTTTCACGCTAggctgtgtttgggcacagatACACACCTAGGCACAGCACCGGTTAGTGttccttttttcattttcttttgtttggttttCTCTTATTAGGTTTGGCGTAAGCCTCAATGGCTTGCatattttaaattcatttttttttctcagtcCCATCAATATCTCATAGGCCTCGTTTGGATGCAAAGGGAATCACAGGGAAATGAAGTGAAAATTTCAAACttagaataatttttttttaatcattaccccCATGTGACTATATCACTAACTCCATAGAAAGGTGGAAATTCTTACCGAtgcggcggtcattttgcacagCCCTGTGTTTGGGCATAAGAGCCGCATGCAACCAGGTAGCCATCTCTATCtatcccataaataaaatatggaGTGCGGAACGGTTGCAATAATCTTGGAAGCCAATCTAATAATGTTAGCTCATCAAACACTTGGAAACTTTAGCATCCTTGACTTATCatcatggaacaaaaactcgatcgaaacctgtcaaaaccaccgagttaactcggtttcccaggttttcgagacgagttgaagggggattttataaaatcactGGATTCAACcaggtttcgatggtttcgaccatattttgatggtttcgaccatatttcgatggtttcgacacatatgtcTATCGAAACTAGGGCAAACTttgctcgaaactaggacaaacaAGTATTTATGACAGAAACTGtcagaaactaggacagacacttagttatgcctaatatcatttaagtaaatgtttttgtatttgtatttcatttacttaagatattattcataaataagcaaatacctcttatttgaatctaataaaaatagttaaaaagtcaaatttcaaaaagaaaaaaaatcaacccccccaattcaagaacaaaaattggattttcgacggtaggtgcaattttcagctttctaatgctggggtttttctcaaatctaaaattttcataaatcttaatatggtaaaacattgctaaaaaccaaaagtgcgataaaatattcatttgttttgatgtccaaaaaaatattttctttcagagcgattttgacagcattcgagcacaccaaattaaatttgactggtacataactccttcaatataaatcagatttaagtaattttggacttattggaaagctatcaaaacaaagctttttaacaaatccaaaattgcttaaatgccatttatattgaaggagttatgttctggtcaaaccttatttgataccatgtccaagaacaatatacagtatcaaacttggatcaaaaccacaaataatatttttgtgttctttatgtgaaactaatgcataggttgagtttaaaatgtcaaaaataggcaacacaacaagaatcagagcaaaaaaacaacttctgggccccgaaaccaaggttcgagttagcctggagaaaatcccaagtttcgactgagatatggtcgaaactgagacaaactcgttttctggctggtcgaaacccaagttttagaaccttgcttatCATCCATTCATATGTTAAATTCTTGTCGAGATTCATTCACTTgtcctccaaaaaaaataaaataacagaaGCATtatcaacaaatcaaaatattttttgataattatataaaaaaaaaagaagttaacaCTCTCTAAATTTTTTCCTCTTGTTCTATCAATTCCAAATTGTTATatttcaaccccaaaaaaaattcatattgtTATTGACGTCTCATTAAATTTCAAATCTTTTATTGAGCATGTAGAGGTATCACACAAGACGAAAAATGTTGAATACATACATGTATAAATTGATGCTAATTAAACTATGAAATGGCGAAAAAGCTAATAGTTCTCACAGAAAAAATGCATGTTGTATGAGACAGTGTtaggtatgcattctaggtcgattttgcattctcagacaataaaaacaactatttttatcatccaattTGATTTTAGTATCACAAAATCCCACTCTGAAACATGATTCAATAAGCTCATATCGGTTTCGTTGGTTTTGGATTAGGTTTTGGCACCCCTACCTATGGTCAATCGCGGCTATTTGGCAATTGGCTCTAGGATCTTCCTTAAGGTCTAAATGCCTtgatttttttcagtttttttctaatttcttcaaaCGAGTTACTTGACATTCCTACTCTAATATGTCCAAGATCAATTTTGACTTTTCCAACTATTAGGTCTATTCATTCTACATGATTTGGTAAGTTTGATCAAATCTCAATTATGAGAAAGCTACAACCTTTTGTCCCAATTAGACAGATATACCACTCAATGTCTAAAGTCTTATACGAACCACTTTAGCTTTCCCTTAGACTCTATgtgtaaaaatgtaaaaatagaTCTTAAATCTAAAACTTAAGACTACTCTTTAAGTCTTGATTCGATTTAAACTTGGTGAAGAGTACCTGGTATGGGAGTTCCATTTGTCACTAGCTCGAGCTCTTATAGTTGATCTCCAACATGTTGAGTCTTTCATTTGATTGCTCCTGGAGAAAGGCCGACGAAGGTCTTAGCTTAGTGATTCATTTGGCTTGCTTGATTTGTGGATGCTTGATGTCTTGATGCTTATTCATCAATTTGACCCAACAATTTACGTATTAGAGAACAAGTTTTGGATTTAGATCCTTTGTGGCTTGGGGTTGAGCGGCCATCGTGTTGTGTTCAATTCAAAAATCGCCACGTCGATTTGatgccaatccaatggttggtagatagCGACCTgacaattttgaattttgaatggtaattttgaattttgaattaagCACGTCTACCCCATTGGATTTGCATCAAATCCACGTGACGGCCTGTGAGTTGAACGCAACATGATGGCCGCTCAACCCTAGaccgcagaggatccaaatcccaaaTTTTTTTCATCATTCAACATgttaagaagaagatggaattctgtgtttatttgaatttaaaaatcTATCTGTTACAAGTGGATAACCTCAGTCGGTTGTAGATTAGCTACAACAGTTGGATAATTGTTTGAACTATCAACAaagatttaaaatttgaaatacaAACAAACCCTTAACCGTTTCCTTAACAGCCCCCCTCAAGTGGAAGATGGACTTCGACTAATCTTCAACTTGCTTCTGATGTAGTCAAAACGTTGTTTGGATAAcggtttggtgaagatgtccacAATCTGTTCGCGAGTGGTGATAAACTTCACTACCAATTTTCCCTGTGCGACCAATTGTCGAACGAAGTGGAAGTCAACTTCGATATGTTTGGTGCGGGCATGGAACAACGGATTTTGAGTAAGATAGGTCACTCCTAAATTGTCACACCATAATATAGGTGGAGGGGTGAGATTCACACCAAGCTCATGTAAGAGAGAGATGAGCCATACGATTTCGGCAGTAGCATTAGCTATAGGTCAATATTTTGATTCAGTGGAGGAGCGTGCAATTATGGATTGCTTTCTGGCGGACCATGAAATTAGATTATCACCAAGGAATATTGCAAACCCACATGTTGACTTCCTGTCATCCAAAcaacctgcccaatctgcatcactaTAGGCCACTAAGCTTTGGGGCTTTGTATTTGAAATTAGCAGGCCATGGTCTATGGTCTCTTTGAGGTATCTCAGAATTCTTTTGACAGCCTGCCAATGCTCATCAATTGGCAACTTTAAAAATTATCATACCTTGTTAACCGAGTAAGATAACTCAGGCCGTGTCAATGTAACATACTATAGAGCTCCCGCTGTACTTCGATAAAGCGTTGGATCATATAGAGGAGTGCCAAGAGATTTAGAGAGCTTAGTTGATAGTGCCATTGGAGTGTGAACTGGTTTAACCCCATCCATATTTGTTTTCTTCAGTAGATCAACAATATATTTTTACTGAGAAAGTAATAGCCCTTGAGGATGCCGTAGGACCTCTATACCCAGAAAATAATGGAGTTCGCCCAAATCTCGAATTGCAAACTCCTTGTGTAATGCATCAATTGTTTTATGGAGGAGTATAGGGTCAGAACCGGTGATGactatgtcatctacataaaccagAATATAAATCTTGTGTATCCCCTGTCGTAGAATAAACAAGCTTGTATCAGTTTTAGAGCCTTCAAAACCCAATGAGACCAGGTAATTGCTTAGGCATTGAAACcaagctcttggagcttgttttaAACCATACAAGGACTTTTGTAGCTTGCAGATATAATGTGGCTTTTCTGGATCTGTGAATCCTTGAGGCTGGCTCATATAAACATCTTCGGTCAATGTgccatgtaggaaggcattGCTTACATCAAGTTGCCTCAATTTCCAGTTGTTTGTAGTAGCCAAGGATATCACTGTATCCATAGTTATGGGTTTCACAACAGGACTGAATGTTTCAGTGTAATCAATTCCTTCTTGTTGATTGTACCCTTTTGCTACTAGGCGGGCTTTGTATTGCTCTATTGAGCCATTAGCTTTCCTTTTAATTCGAAATACCCATTTACTACCCACCACATTTGCGGACTGGGTTGGAGGAACTAAGCTCCATGTTCCATTTGTCAAAAGTGCATTGAACTCTAGTAACATTGCATCCCTCCAATGCCCATATTTATTTGCTTCTTTAAATGAAGTAGGTTCCTTCTCCGAGAGTGACTCAATCAAATGAGCTGAAGGTAATGGGTACCTTGTTGAAGGTCTTGGATTGTTTCGGAGCTGCATGGGGTGAGTGCGTATTGGTGCCTCATATTGAGTGAAAGTTGTAGATGGTGGAGGATGAGGAGATGGAATAGCACCAATGGGTAAAACaggtgatggtggtgaagtATTTCCTTGAGCATGGGTATCTGCATCACTAACTACAAGATTTGACACATCAATGTTAGTTAATGGGGTTGGGAGAATATTAGCATTGGAATGGGAAATGGGATTGGGTTGAGTGGTAGTGTTTAATGGTGGTGGGGCCTGTGCTTGTGTTGTACCTGTGAGAGTGCCAATGGATCCAAAAGCccttgatgatgatgttgtATCAGATGATGTCACAGTCAGCCATGGCATTGATGGTGAGACACATGTAGGAGATGGTGGTAATGCGTTAGCAAAGGAAAGACAGTCCTCAATGAGATTGGCATGGCGGACGATAAAAATGCAACTTGTGGAAATATTTAGGCAACGATACCCAAGATGTAGAGGACTGTATCCCAAGGAAACACAAGTTGTAGACCTAAGTGCAAACTTGTGTGAGTTATATGGACGTAGGAGAGGAAAGACAGTGCAGCCAAAAACTTTGAGGAATGTATAATCTGGTTTGGTGTTATATAATCTTTGGAAAGGTGCTAGGTTATGGAGAACCACTGTTGGGAGCCTATTTATTAAGAACATTGTGATTTTGAATGCATAAGTCCAGTAGTTTAAAGGCATTGATGCATAAGCTAATAATGACAAACCCGTATCAACAATATGTCTGATTTTTCGTTCGACTGCACCGTTTTGCTCATGAATATGAGGACAAGCAACCCTGTGAATAATCCCACATTTTTTAAGATATTGATTCAATTTTCTATAATCCCCACCCCAATCGGACTGAAAAGCTGTTATAGAATGATAAAATTGTTTTTCTACCATGGTTTTGAATtgctcaaaaatagaaaaaagcaTAGAACGATTTGTAAGTGGGTAGAGCCATGTAAACTttgaaaaatcatcaataaatattAAGAAATAGGTATTGCCAATAGTTGAAGTGGTAGGTGTTGGCCCCCATAtatcattaaatattaaatCAAGTGGGTTATCACTAATTGTGCCAATACTTGTAAAAATGTCTTGTGAGACTTTCCAAGAAAACATGAAGGGCATTTATTCAAGGAGGATGATGAACATGGCAATGAATGAGTATGTAGCAAATTGCGGACTGTCTGAGATTAAGGATGACCTAACCGAGCATGCCATGCGTCTGCAGTAGCCTTGTCGCTTAGT
This window harbors:
- the LOC122661071 gene encoding peroxidase 64, with product MEAMVQMLTTLFLLLSLCSSLGDGLSLNYYEQTCPGFESAITDVVKKSTANDKTVPAALLRMHFHDCFIRGCDGSVLLNSVGKNTPEKNGPPDISLHAFYVIDDAKKAVEAMCPGIVSCADILALAARDAVVISGGPTWDVPKGRKDGRVSKAIETRQLPAPTFNISQLQQSFSQRGLSMDDLVALSGGHTLGFAHCSSFKNRIYNFDTTHDIDPSMAPGFARSLRSICPLGNTAKNAGSSMDTSPITFDNTYFKLVLQGKSLFSSDQSLLSSSKTKGLVSKFASSKEAFNEAFVKSMIKMSSLTGGQEVRLDCRKVN